A single genomic interval of Stieleria maiorica harbors:
- a CDS encoding DUF1501 domain-containing protein: MTTKLNRRDALFGLGASLGSVAFSAMLQGEDAAQASAGNSPLSPKTPMMPAKAKNVIMLFMEGGPGQMDTFDPKPELTRLHKTESKLKAGQEQGFKFFVGSPFGFNKVGDTGIEMCDQWKYLSDPYVANELCNYRGCQAESLNHPEALFHMNTGSRLGGDPAVGAWATYGLGTENQNLPGYVVMTELALPQGGPTNWSNGFLPPYYQGTRLRPEGSPILDLAPQDFKSRDHQRRALDELARLNKAHLDSLGAADQKLSARMQSYELAFRMQTEVPGVIDLSKESQDTVSMYGMDDPETETFGRQCLMARRLVESGVRFVQIFSGGWDSHDYLERGHSSRIKSVDKPMAALIRDLKQRGMLEDTLVIWTGEFGRTPDNNKRGGVYSLGRGHNNMAMTMLMAGGGVKPGVVGGTDELGSSAVECVHPIRDFHVTLLHLLGLDDNKLTYFHGGRFKQLSQFGGEIIPELIA; the protein is encoded by the coding sequence ATGACTACCAAGCTCAATCGTCGCGACGCGTTATTCGGACTCGGTGCTTCCCTGGGTTCGGTCGCCTTTTCGGCGATGCTCCAAGGCGAAGACGCGGCGCAGGCCTCCGCGGGCAATTCACCACTGTCACCCAAAACGCCGATGATGCCGGCCAAGGCCAAGAACGTCATCATGCTGTTCATGGAAGGCGGGCCGGGCCAGATGGACACGTTCGACCCCAAGCCGGAATTGACCCGGCTGCACAAGACCGAGTCGAAGCTGAAGGCAGGCCAGGAACAGGGATTCAAATTCTTTGTCGGCAGCCCGTTCGGGTTCAACAAGGTCGGCGACACCGGCATCGAGATGTGCGACCAGTGGAAGTACCTGTCGGATCCCTACGTCGCGAACGAATTGTGCAACTATCGCGGTTGCCAAGCCGAATCGCTCAATCACCCCGAAGCGTTGTTCCACATGAACACCGGCAGCCGCTTGGGCGGTGACCCCGCGGTCGGTGCCTGGGCGACGTACGGTTTGGGCACGGAAAACCAGAACCTGCCGGGCTACGTCGTGATGACCGAATTGGCGTTGCCACAGGGCGGTCCGACGAACTGGAGTAACGGGTTCTTGCCACCCTATTACCAGGGCACGCGGTTACGTCCGGAAGGATCGCCGATCCTGGACCTTGCTCCACAGGATTTCAAATCGCGCGATCACCAACGGCGAGCACTGGACGAACTGGCGCGGCTGAACAAGGCGCATTTGGATTCGCTCGGTGCGGCGGATCAAAAACTGAGTGCCCGGATGCAAAGCTATGAGCTCGCGTTCCGAATGCAAACCGAAGTCCCCGGCGTGATCGATTTGAGCAAAGAATCGCAAGACACCGTCTCGATGTACGGCATGGATGATCCGGAAACGGAGACGTTCGGACGCCAGTGTTTGATGGCGCGGCGGTTGGTCGAAAGCGGTGTTCGTTTCGTCCAGATCTTTAGCGGCGGTTGGGACAGCCACGATTATCTGGAACGCGGCCACTCGTCTCGGATCAAGAGTGTCGACAAGCCGATGGCGGCGCTGATTCGCGATCTGAAGCAGCGTGGCATGCTGGAAGACACGTTGGTGATCTGGACGGGAGAGTTCGGTCGCACGCCGGACAACAACAAGCGTGGCGGCGTGTACTCGCTCGGACGCGGTCACAACAACATGGCGATGACGATGTTGATGGCCGGCGGCGGCGTGAAACCGGGCGTCGTCGGCGGGACGGACGAACTGGGTTCGTCGGCGGTCGAGTGCGTGCACCCGATTCGCGACTTCCACGTGACGCTGTTGCATCTGTTGGGACTGGACGACAACAAGCTGACCTACTTCCACGGCGGCCGTTTCAAACAGCTCAGCCAATTCGGCGGCGAAATCATCCCGGAACTGATCGCCTGA
- a CDS encoding Uma2 family endonuclease, whose protein sequence is MLDESNLESIFASPELPKIAEVINSKLATERKAREAFRRELPPSVKAEFIAGEVVMHSPAKAKHLRVTRRLLKLLDTFAHRNGLGEVFSEKALICLTRNDYEPDLVFFGKDKAATFGPDHMQFPAPDFVVEVLSESTVSRDQGVKFQDYAQHGIAEYWIIDCDERTIEQYVLREGESGYHLAQKLAGGSIESRVVAGFAIPIAAVFEDQANAAALAQLCD, encoded by the coding sequence ATGCTTGACGAATCCAATCTCGAATCAATTTTTGCGAGCCCCGAGCTGCCGAAGATCGCCGAAGTGATCAATTCGAAATTGGCCACCGAGCGAAAGGCGCGCGAAGCGTTTCGGCGTGAATTGCCGCCCAGTGTGAAGGCAGAGTTTATCGCCGGTGAAGTGGTGATGCACTCACCGGCCAAGGCAAAGCACCTGAGAGTGACGCGACGGTTGCTCAAATTGCTCGACACCTTCGCACATCGGAACGGGCTCGGCGAAGTCTTTTCTGAAAAAGCGTTGATCTGCCTGACCCGCAACGATTACGAACCCGACCTCGTTTTCTTTGGCAAGGACAAAGCCGCGACCTTCGGCCCCGACCACATGCAGTTTCCGGCGCCGGATTTTGTCGTCGAGGTATTATCCGAAAGCACCGTGTCGCGTGATCAGGGCGTCAAGTTCCAGGACTACGCCCAGCACGGCATCGCCGAGTACTGGATCATCGATTGCGACGAGCGGACGATCGAACAGTACGTCCTGCGGGAAGGCGAAAGTGGTTACCATCTGGCCCAAAAGTTGGCGGGTGGATCGATCGAATCGAGGGTGGTCGCCGGGTTCGCGATTCCAATCGCCGCGGTCTTCGAAGACCAAGCGAATGCGGCGGCCCTGGCACAGCTTTGCGATTAG
- a CDS encoding glycoside hydrolase family protein, translating into MNLNSLSRRRWLQSAAAGTLAVAVGSTKNRSFAADGSPEVVPIGSRRELFVDDELIQSLNDVNLVLHRPRDEGQVLSFDEPWEGGFCGYATVIRDGDRLRLYYRGLGVAGQDGNRSETTCYAESTDGVTWTKPDLGLFEVKGTRQNNVVLSDAAPVTHNFSPMLDTRPGVRQEERYKALGGTVKSGLVAWVSADGTRWRRLQDAPVIPSDQVPFPHFFDSQNLAFWSAAEQQYVCFFRVFQDKIRRIARSVSDDFVHWSPPVVMGYRHRGDQAPIEHLYTNQTHPYFRAPHLYVSIAARFMPRRQVLTDDQARAIDVNPRYFKDTSDAILMTARPGRDYYNRTFLSSFVRPGIGARNWVSRTNYPALNVVQTGPTEMSVYLNQDYAQPTAHLRRYSMRLDGFASAQADYHGGELITKPLTFAGSRLAINFATSAAGDIRVEIQDASGQPIPGFTLAESREQIGNEIDRIVTWNSGPDVSPLAGRPVRLRFAMKDADLFAMQFTDAASSG; encoded by the coding sequence ATGAACCTGAATTCGCTCTCTCGACGCCGCTGGCTGCAATCGGCCGCCGCCGGCACCCTCGCCGTCGCGGTCGGATCGACTAAAAACCGCTCGTTTGCCGCCGACGGATCGCCCGAAGTCGTCCCGATCGGTTCGCGTCGCGAGTTGTTCGTCGACGACGAATTGATCCAGTCGCTTAACGATGTCAATTTGGTTCTGCATCGCCCCCGCGATGAAGGTCAGGTGCTGTCGTTCGACGAACCCTGGGAAGGCGGTTTTTGCGGTTATGCCACCGTGATTCGCGACGGCGACCGATTGCGATTGTACTACCGTGGGCTCGGTGTCGCCGGTCAGGATGGGAACCGCAGCGAGACAACTTGCTATGCCGAATCCACCGATGGTGTCACTTGGACCAAACCCGACTTGGGGCTGTTCGAAGTCAAGGGGACGCGGCAGAACAACGTGGTCTTGTCCGACGCGGCGCCGGTCACGCACAACTTCAGCCCGATGTTGGACACTCGGCCCGGCGTTCGACAAGAGGAACGCTACAAGGCCCTCGGCGGGACGGTCAAGAGCGGCTTGGTCGCCTGGGTCTCGGCCGACGGCACACGGTGGCGCAGATTACAGGACGCGCCCGTGATTCCCAGCGATCAGGTTCCGTTTCCGCACTTCTTCGATTCCCAGAATCTGGCGTTTTGGTCGGCGGCCGAGCAACAGTACGTTTGTTTCTTTCGTGTGTTCCAGGACAAGATCCGTCGCATCGCACGCAGCGTCAGCGACGACTTTGTTCATTGGTCGCCGCCCGTGGTGATGGGCTATCGCCATCGGGGTGACCAGGCGCCGATCGAGCACTTGTACACAAACCAAACACACCCGTATTTCCGCGCCCCGCATCTGTACGTGTCGATAGCGGCCCGCTTTATGCCGCGACGACAGGTCTTGACCGACGATCAAGCTCGGGCGATTGACGTGAACCCACGTTATTTCAAGGACACGTCCGATGCGATCCTGATGACCGCACGACCGGGACGTGATTACTACAACCGTACGTTCCTGAGCAGTTTTGTGCGTCCGGGAATCGGCGCCCGCAATTGGGTGTCGCGGACCAACTATCCGGCATTGAACGTGGTCCAGACCGGGCCGACGGAGATGTCGGTGTATTTGAATCAAGACTATGCCCAGCCGACGGCACATCTGCGACGCTATTCGATGCGGCTGGATGGTTTCGCGTCCGCACAAGCCGATTACCACGGCGGCGAATTGATCACCAAACCATTGACGTTCGCCGGATCACGCCTGGCAATCAATTTCGCGACCTCGGCCGCGGGCGATATTCGCGTGGAGATCCAAGACGCGAGCGGTCAACCGATCCCGGGCTTCACGCTTGCCGAATCACGCGAGCAGATCGGCAACGAGATCGATCGAATCGTGACCTGGAATTCCGGCCCCGATGTCTCGCCCCTGGCCGGACGCCCCGTGCGACTCCGCTTCGCGATGAAGGATGCCGACCTGTTCGCCATGCAATTCACCGATGCGGCTTCGTCCGGATAA
- a CDS encoding fumarylacetoacetate hydrolase family protein yields MPLCRIPGPDGRPEYAFYHSGKVCPLRLVMDTAPSEAELFGLRASGLPDPDTVAAEHWSPAPEVLLPPVPTPEKVICIGLNYRDHAIETNSPIPSEPVVFSKFSTAVIGHGQAIQLPSISQKVDYEAELVVVIGREGRDIPVADAMQHVYGYTCGHDVSARDWQKGRPGGQWLLGKTFDTFAPLGPCVVTTEELPDPSNVRVQMELNGEVVQDSTTAQLIFDIPTTIAHLSKFVTLKPGDVIFTGTPPGVGDAKDPPVYLRPGDRCSVIVDGIGTLTNTCQ; encoded by the coding sequence ATGCCCCTCTGTCGCATCCCAGGTCCTGACGGACGCCCCGAGTACGCGTTTTATCACAGCGGCAAGGTTTGCCCGTTGCGTTTGGTGATGGACACCGCGCCATCAGAAGCGGAATTGTTCGGTTTGCGGGCGAGTGGTCTGCCCGATCCAGACACCGTCGCCGCAGAACACTGGTCGCCAGCGCCCGAGGTGCTGTTGCCCCCGGTTCCGACGCCTGAAAAAGTGATTTGCATCGGGCTGAATTATCGCGATCACGCGATCGAAACGAATTCACCGATCCCGTCCGAGCCGGTCGTGTTCAGCAAATTCAGCACGGCGGTCATTGGGCACGGCCAAGCGATCCAGTTGCCGTCGATCTCCCAGAAGGTCGACTATGAGGCCGAATTGGTTGTGGTGATCGGACGTGAGGGACGCGACATTCCCGTGGCGGATGCCATGCAGCATGTCTATGGCTACACCTGTGGGCACGACGTCTCGGCACGCGATTGGCAAAAGGGTCGCCCGGGCGGCCAGTGGTTGCTGGGCAAGACGTTCGACACCTTCGCCCCGCTGGGCCCCTGTGTGGTGACGACCGAAGAGCTGCCCGACCCGTCAAACGTGCGGGTGCAAATGGAGTTGAACGGCGAAGTCGTCCAGGACAGCACGACGGCACAGTTGATTTTTGATATTCCCACGACGATCGCGCACCTGTCCAAATTCGTCACGCTGAAACCCGGCGACGTGATCTTCACCGGCACTCCACCCGGCGTCGGCGATGCCAAGGACCCACCGGTGTACCTGCGACCGGGCGACCGATGCAGCGTGATCGTGGACGGCATCGGAACGCTGACGAACACGTGCCAGTAG
- a CDS encoding sulfatase family protein, producing the protein MRAIVYLLLTSALTFSIAPATWSQDVEKTVSENSGESSQRPNVLIIYGDDQGSIDMGCFGVKDLLTPNMDRLASQGLKLTQMYSAAPVCSASRVGLLTGRYPARAGQPGNGDLKTEEITIAETFRRSGYATGHVGKWHLGRTDTINPAGQGFDRWFGHLEGCIDNFSHFFYWSGPNRHDLWDNGTEVHRPGEYFPQLMVDRCKQFIGGQTGDGPNAKPWLLYWAFNAPHYPYQGTPEWLEHYRDLPTPRREYCAFVSTMDQYIGMVLDYLDERGLADNTIVIYQPDHGHSTETRAFGGGGNAGPYRGAKFSLFEGGIRVPSVVRFPGRLPAGESRDQFMTSCDWFPTLAQWCGVELPEAKLDGVSMADVLVNDAAAPREQFYWQMGGGRSPQWAVRRGNWKLIGNPRDTTLPQTKQIRGGQLNEKLFLADLSRDPGEQQNLAGERSDLVIELMKLREEMVSGF; encoded by the coding sequence ATGCGAGCGATTGTTTATTTGTTGCTAACGAGTGCGTTGACCTTTTCCATCGCACCGGCAACTTGGTCACAAGACGTTGAAAAGACGGTCTCCGAAAACTCTGGCGAGTCATCGCAACGCCCCAACGTTTTGATCATCTACGGTGACGATCAAGGTTCGATTGACATGGGTTGCTTCGGCGTCAAAGACTTGCTGACGCCCAACATGGACCGCTTGGCATCACAAGGATTAAAACTCACCCAAATGTATTCCGCCGCACCGGTCTGTTCGGCCAGCCGCGTCGGGCTGTTGACGGGACGTTATCCCGCACGTGCCGGGCAACCGGGCAACGGGGACTTGAAGACGGAAGAAATCACGATCGCCGAAACGTTCCGTCGGTCCGGATACGCGACCGGACATGTCGGCAAATGGCACCTCGGACGCACCGACACCATCAATCCGGCCGGCCAGGGATTCGATCGCTGGTTTGGTCACCTGGAAGGCTGCATCGATAACTTTTCGCACTTCTTTTATTGGTCGGGACCGAATCGCCATGATCTGTGGGACAACGGGACGGAGGTGCATCGGCCGGGCGAGTACTTTCCACAACTGATGGTCGATCGTTGCAAACAGTTCATCGGTGGCCAAACCGGTGATGGCCCCAACGCAAAACCCTGGCTGCTGTACTGGGCTTTCAACGCGCCGCACTATCCCTACCAGGGCACGCCGGAGTGGTTAGAACACTACCGTGATTTGCCGACACCGCGGCGTGAATACTGCGCGTTCGTTTCGACGATGGACCAGTACATCGGCATGGTGCTGGACTATCTGGACGAGCGGGGTTTGGCCGACAACACGATCGTGATTTACCAACCCGACCACGGACACAGCACCGAAACGCGGGCGTTTGGCGGCGGCGGCAATGCCGGCCCGTACCGCGGCGCAAAGTTTTCACTGTTCGAAGGCGGCATCCGCGTGCCCAGTGTGGTCCGCTTTCCGGGTCGGTTGCCCGCCGGTGAATCGCGCGACCAGTTCATGACCTCCTGTGACTGGTTCCCCACCCTCGCGCAGTGGTGTGGCGTCGAATTGCCGGAGGCGAAACTGGACGGCGTGTCGATGGCGGACGTCTTGGTCAACGACGCGGCGGCGCCACGCGAACAGTTCTATTGGCAGATGGGCGGCGGCCGCTCGCCACAGTGGGCCGTGCGCCGTGGCAATTGGAAACTGATCGGAAATCCGCGTGACACGACCCTGCCGCAAACCAAACAAATCCGCGGTGGCCAATTGAACGAGAAGTTGTTCCTGGCGGATCTGAGTCGCGATCCCGGCGAGCAACAGAATTTGGCCGGCGAGCGGAGCGATCTGGTGATCGAGTTGATGAAGCTGCGTGAAGAGATGGTTTCTGGTTTCTAG
- a CDS encoding sodium:solute symporter family transporter, with amino-acid sequence MNRIAAVLLFLSMLPPTLPGEDAVQLKWEELPALPDALGFAGPFVGVHPIAAADPQAADEVLIVAGGANFPAPVWENEKVWHDRVFVATKDQGTLHWTEAGTLPRPLAYGAAVSTPEGVLCLGGSDSEQTFRDCFLLRWKPQSKQIETIDYPPLPTPCAFGAATIIGSVVYVAGGQSDSALSSAMNQLWSLDLSLKDSPESFQWRSLPDCPGKTRALNLTVSQHNGFESCVYVISGRRQEGDQTEFLKDVWEYSPSTQAWRKRSDAPRSVMAGTAIGFGQSHLFVLGGDDGELFGRADELKDDHPGFIRQALAYHTITDTWTSAGPTPINQVTTIAVELDDSIIVASGEVRPRVRTPSVYRVTPVTSTHGFGGLNYVVLFGYLIAMVGVGVYFANKNKNTDDYFRGGKRIPWWAAGCSIFATMLSSLTFTGVPSKAFAQDCVYAIGNFMIPVVAVVAVFVALPFFRRIDATSAYEYLEKRFSRRVRMFGSASFALFHLFRMAVVMSLTGLALAVATPLTPSQSVLLMGILSILYCTMGGVEAVIWTDTIQTVVLLGGAVVAIVLLVSGCEGGFGGFVESVTRADKVNVANLHFDATSGRTALWVVIIGAIGQNLSSYTADQAVVQRYMTTETQRLAARSIWTNAVLTIPATILFFGIGVALFAFYQSHPEKLDPTITTDQVFPLFIAREMPIGLAGLIVAGVFAAAQSTVSTSMNSTATAIVTDFLRPQQVCSSEAGYLTAARVLTFLMGVAGTLLGLIFVDPNIKSLFDTFIAVIGLFMGVLGGLFILGALTTRANGSGAMIGALLGASVMFCLWRFTPLNGYLYTATGISTCVVAGYGASLLLPQADKDLAGLTIHTLGEAA; translated from the coding sequence ATGAATCGCATTGCCGCAGTTTTGCTCTTCCTGTCCATGTTGCCGCCGACCCTGCCTGGGGAAGACGCGGTTCAATTGAAGTGGGAGGAATTGCCGGCACTGCCCGACGCCTTGGGGTTTGCCGGCCCGTTCGTCGGGGTTCACCCGATCGCCGCCGCGGACCCGCAGGCGGCCGACGAAGTGCTGATCGTTGCCGGTGGAGCCAATTTTCCCGCACCGGTCTGGGAGAACGAAAAAGTTTGGCACGACCGTGTGTTTGTGGCCACCAAGGATCAGGGGACGTTGCACTGGACCGAAGCCGGGACGTTGCCCCGGCCGCTCGCGTATGGGGCCGCCGTTTCGACGCCCGAAGGTGTGCTGTGCCTGGGCGGCAGCGATTCCGAGCAAACGTTTCGCGACTGTTTTCTGTTGCGTTGGAAACCCCAATCAAAACAGATCGAAACGATCGACTACCCGCCGTTGCCAACACCGTGCGCCTTCGGTGCGGCGACGATCATCGGCAGCGTGGTCTACGTCGCCGGCGGGCAAAGTGATTCGGCGTTGTCGTCGGCCATGAATCAACTTTGGTCGCTCGATCTGTCACTAAAGGACTCCCCAGAATCATTTCAGTGGCGATCGCTTCCCGATTGTCCAGGGAAAACGCGGGCGCTGAATCTGACCGTCAGCCAGCACAACGGATTCGAGAGTTGCGTGTACGTCATCAGTGGTCGTCGCCAGGAGGGCGATCAGACCGAGTTTTTGAAAGACGTCTGGGAGTATTCGCCATCGACTCAAGCGTGGCGGAAACGGAGCGACGCACCGCGCAGCGTGATGGCCGGAACGGCAATCGGATTTGGCCAAAGTCACCTGTTTGTGCTCGGCGGCGACGACGGCGAATTGTTCGGCCGTGCCGACGAACTCAAGGACGATCATCCCGGATTCATTCGCCAGGCACTCGCCTACCACACCATCACCGACACATGGACAAGCGCCGGGCCGACGCCGATCAATCAGGTCACGACGATCGCGGTCGAGTTGGATGATTCAATCATCGTCGCCAGCGGCGAAGTCCGTCCGCGGGTTCGAACACCCAGCGTGTATCGCGTGACGCCGGTCACGTCCACGCATGGCTTCGGCGGTTTGAACTACGTCGTGTTGTTCGGATACCTGATCGCGATGGTCGGTGTCGGTGTCTACTTTGCCAACAAGAACAAGAACACCGACGACTACTTTCGCGGCGGCAAGAGAATCCCCTGGTGGGCCGCCGGGTGCAGCATTTTTGCGACGATGCTCAGTTCATTGACCTTTACCGGAGTCCCCTCCAAAGCCTTCGCCCAGGATTGTGTCTACGCGATCGGCAACTTCATGATTCCGGTGGTCGCGGTGGTGGCCGTTTTCGTGGCCCTGCCGTTCTTTCGGCGCATCGATGCGACGAGCGCGTACGAGTATTTGGAAAAGCGATTCAGCCGCCGGGTGCGGATGTTCGGCAGCGCCAGCTTTGCACTGTTCCATTTGTTTCGCATGGCGGTGGTGATGTCGCTGACGGGACTGGCGCTGGCCGTCGCCACGCCACTGACGCCGTCTCAATCCGTGCTGCTAATGGGCATCCTGAGCATTCTGTACTGCACGATGGGAGGCGTCGAAGCGGTGATCTGGACCGACACGATCCAGACCGTGGTCTTGCTGGGCGGGGCCGTGGTCGCGATCGTGTTGTTGGTGTCGGGATGCGAAGGCGGATTCGGAGGGTTCGTCGAATCGGTGACCCGGGCGGACAAGGTCAATGTCGCCAACTTACATTTCGACGCGACGTCGGGCCGCACCGCGTTGTGGGTGGTCATCATCGGTGCGATCGGGCAAAACCTGTCCTCGTACACCGCCGACCAAGCGGTCGTGCAACGTTACATGACGACCGAGACGCAGCGATTGGCGGCGCGGTCGATCTGGACCAACGCCGTGTTGACGATTCCCGCAACGATCTTGTTTTTCGGGATCGGCGTCGCCCTGTTTGCGTTTTATCAATCGCATCCCGAAAAACTGGATCCGACGATCACCACCGACCAGGTCTTTCCACTGTTCATCGCCCGCGAGATGCCGATCGGGTTGGCCGGGTTGATCGTCGCCGGCGTCTTTGCCGCCGCACAATCGACCGTATCGACCAGCATGAATTCGACCGCCACGGCAATCGTCACCGACTTCCTGAGACCGCAACAGGTTTGCAGCAGCGAAGCCGGTTACCTGACGGCCGCCCGCGTGTTGACGTTCTTGATGGGCGTCGCCGGCACGTTGCTGGGGCTGATCTTTGTCGACCCGAACATCAAATCGTTGTTCGACACCTTCATCGCCGTGATCGGATTGTTCATGGGCGTGCTCGGCGGCCTGTTCATCTTGGGTGCTTTGACAACCCGCGCCAACGGAAGCGGCGCGATGATCGGCGCCCTGCTGGGCGCGTCGGTCATGTTCTGCCTGTGGCGATTCACGCCACTCAACGGATACCTGTACACGGCAACCGGGATCAGCACCTGTGTCGTCGCCGGCTACGGCGCCAGCCTGCTTCTGCCGCAAGCCGACAAGGATCTGGCCGGGCTGACGATCCACACCCTGGGCGAAGCGGCGTGA
- a CDS encoding DUF1569 domain-containing protein, whose translation MAAEHRKLRFGSMEEAMAEAERLAASTTRTTGQFSLGQILEHLARTLEVALHQRAMPPAALPMRLLSRLIRPMVLRKASTGFKLPSKAQNVLWPSEAVSTEDGLEHLRQAYRKFMSADQIPKHVFFGNMTRQQHEALQCRHFEGHLGFVHPVS comes from the coding sequence ATGGCCGCTGAACACCGCAAGCTCCGTTTTGGTTCGATGGAAGAGGCGATGGCGGAGGCCGAGCGACTGGCCGCTTCAACCACGCGAACCACGGGCCAGTTTTCGCTCGGGCAAATCCTGGAACACTTGGCCCGCACCTTGGAGGTCGCGTTGCACCAGCGCGCGATGCCGCCGGCGGCGCTGCCGATGCGACTGCTGTCGCGTCTGATCCGTCCGATGGTGCTGCGAAAGGCCAGTACCGGGTTCAAGCTGCCATCCAAGGCACAAAACGTGCTCTGGCCCAGCGAGGCCGTTTCGACCGAAGACGGACTTGAGCATCTTCGCCAAGCGTACCGGAAATTCATGTCGGCCGATCAAATCCCCAAACATGTGTTCTTTGGAAACATGACGCGGCAACAGCACGAGGCGCTGCAGTGCCGACACTTCGAGGGCCATCTGGGGTTTGTTCACCCGGTGTCCTGA